In one Rhodohalobacter sp. 614A genomic region, the following are encoded:
- a CDS encoding GldG family protein: MKIILTTILFFTLSFHAAFSQQMNMPEKMIAVDVAHDPIFWGDPNQTEAFDENRANRVQYLSSQLQENANAIGAEQFYIHDEISADDLEMSDLLFIHVPSSRYSENEVNVIRDFLQNGGSLFLAFDVDGWATLDQTNVNDLISPFGIRFGSDSPDTEVGASSRKGEITNEAFKIPYHGGRIVEGGTPFAFTTGPDEVPFAFFTEIDGGGKLVVMGDAMTPLYMNSWQGVDDYQTEKFMGAVIQWLVDSSR; encoded by the coding sequence ATGAAAATCATCCTAACAACTATCCTTTTCTTCACCCTTAGTTTTCATGCCGCATTTAGTCAACAGATGAATATGCCTGAAAAAATGATTGCCGTTGATGTGGCGCATGATCCAATCTTCTGGGGCGATCCCAATCAAACGGAAGCATTTGATGAAAACCGGGCAAACCGTGTTCAGTATCTATCATCACAACTCCAGGAAAATGCAAACGCAATCGGTGCTGAACAGTTTTATATACATGATGAAATTTCTGCCGATGATTTAGAAATGAGCGATCTTCTTTTCATACATGTTCCTTCTTCGCGATACAGCGAAAATGAAGTGAATGTTATTCGAGATTTTTTGCAAAATGGAGGTTCTCTTTTCCTCGCTTTTGATGTCGATGGCTGGGCTACGCTTGATCAGACAAATGTAAATGATTTGATTAGTCCTTTTGGAATCCGGTTTGGTTCCGACAGTCCGGATACGGAAGTTGGAGCTTCATCAAGAAAGGGAGAAATCACCAATGAAGCTTTTAAAATACCGTATCACGGAGGGCGAATTGTTGAAGGCGGCACACCCTTCGCCTTTACAACCGGGCCCGATGAAGTGCCTTTCGCTTTTTTTACCGAAATTGACGGCGGCGGAAAATTGGTAGTCATGGGCGATGCAATGACTCCGCTCTACATGAATAGCTGGCAGGGAGTGGATGATTACCAGACTGAGAAGTTTATGGGGGCTGTTATTCAATGGCTGGTTGATTCATCCAGATGA
- a CDS encoding serine hydrolase domain-containing protein yields MTFKKIQVLLLAIFISSCSYGQPATNGTVKDYFGSDRTISEVDRFLQSKMDSLHIPGLSFALINNGDVVHHKTFGYADRESKKPVTSQTIFEAASLSKSVFAFFAMTYVEDGKLDLDKPLYEYLPYPDIADDDRYKKITARMVLSHRSGFPNWRFNEPDGKLKIYFEPGTDYKYSGEGYQYLAKVLREIENTDWEGLENIFQQKIGSPLNLEHTVFLQTPFTRANKAIPYDENGQRLTPSMNNREFGAAYSIHTEAADFSKWMIAVMNKEILAEESYSELFKRHSKLPNNERDVYYTLGFTSPEIPGTETNIYMHNGNNPGFTCMYLLDIEKDWGFALFTNSEFGQDLGNELGDYLIPEPK; encoded by the coding sequence ATGACTTTCAAAAAAATTCAAGTTTTACTGTTGGCTATCTTCATTTCAAGCTGTTCGTACGGACAACCGGCCACTAACGGAACTGTTAAAGACTATTTTGGGTCTGACAGGACTATTTCTGAAGTGGATCGTTTTCTCCAATCCAAAATGGATTCTTTACATATTCCCGGACTTTCATTCGCCTTAATCAATAATGGAGATGTGGTTCATCATAAAACATTTGGATATGCAGATCGTGAATCTAAAAAGCCGGTTACATCACAAACCATTTTTGAAGCGGCATCTTTATCGAAATCGGTTTTCGCTTTCTTTGCAATGACCTACGTTGAGGACGGCAAACTGGACCTTGATAAACCGCTCTATGAATATCTCCCCTACCCCGATATTGCTGATGATGACCGGTATAAAAAGATTACCGCGAGAATGGTGTTAAGTCACCGATCGGGCTTTCCGAACTGGCGATTTAATGAGCCCGACGGCAAGCTGAAAATCTATTTTGAGCCGGGAACCGATTACAAATACTCTGGAGAAGGATATCAATACCTGGCAAAGGTTTTACGGGAAATTGAGAATACAGACTGGGAAGGACTGGAAAATATTTTTCAGCAGAAAATTGGAAGTCCTCTGAACCTTGAGCATACGGTTTTTCTGCAAACACCATTTACACGAGCGAATAAAGCCATCCCCTATGATGAAAATGGTCAGCGTTTAACGCCTTCAATGAATAATCGTGAATTCGGTGCAGCCTATTCCATTCATACTGAAGCTGCCGATTTTTCAAAATGGATGATCGCAGTAATGAATAAAGAAATATTGGCTGAAGAAAGTTATTCAGAACTGTTCAAGCGGCATTCAAAATTGCCTAACAATGAGCGGGATGTGTACTACACACTCGGATTCACATCGCCGGAAATTCCCGGAACAGAAACCAATATTTACATGCACAATGGAAACAATCCGGGGTTCACATGTATGTATCTTCTGGATATCGAAAAAGATTGGGGATTTGCACTTTTTACAAACTCTGAATTCGGCCAGGATTTGGGAAACGAGCTGGGTGATTATTTGATACCGGAACCTAAGTAA
- a CDS encoding sodium:solute symporter, with the protein MEQINLGWIDISILVVYFIAIIWWALKHGKSEDSTSYFLAGRNMRWPAIGLALFAASISSSTLIGQSGDAYSTGIAVFNYNLISVIVMIFFAWFFLPFYIKSGVFTMPEFLERRFDSKSKYYFSFITILGNIFLDAAGALYAAALIIKLILPEVGLQLIIIVFALAVASYTIPGGLSSAISAEIIQAFILIVGSIVLTWLAMVNGGAEYIQGLIEEHAMTMQLVRPLDDPSVPWLGLIVGIPILGFYFWGNNQTLVQRVLSAKSVDEGRKGVLLVGLLTVLTLFFIVYPGIMSQKLFPGLERPDMVYPQMVLQLLPVGLLGVMMAALVAALTSTLSAILNSVSTLFTMDFYSSFKENATSDELVRVGRITSVVVLIIAVIWAPQIGKFDSLVKYYQEMLSYIAPPIVAAFFLGLFSKRANEKGAFYGLISGLAVAVLLLFFKDSIFGELHFLLVVPYLFGFSLMVMMGISWLTEEPPADKIAENTWSKEIFYKETQEMKGTKWYKNYRFWSIALLVFCLVILWVYR; encoded by the coding sequence ATGGAGCAAATTAACTTGGGCTGGATTGATATTTCAATTCTGGTCGTGTATTTCATCGCCATCATATGGTGGGCCCTGAAACATGGTAAAAGTGAGGATTCTACATCCTACTTTTTAGCGGGACGGAATATGCGCTGGCCTGCCATTGGACTGGCACTTTTTGCCGCAAGCATTTCCAGCTCAACGTTGATCGGGCAATCGGGAGATGCATACAGCACCGGTATTGCCGTGTTCAATTACAATCTCATTTCTGTGATTGTAATGATTTTCTTTGCTTGGTTTTTCCTTCCGTTTTATATCAAATCGGGAGTATTTACAATGCCGGAATTCCTGGAACGAAGATTTGATTCCAAGTCTAAATATTACTTCTCATTCATCACCATTCTGGGAAATATTTTCCTGGATGCCGCCGGCGCACTTTATGCTGCTGCACTTATTATAAAGCTAATTCTACCGGAAGTCGGACTCCAGCTGATTATTATTGTTTTTGCTCTTGCTGTGGCTTCATATACCATTCCCGGAGGACTCTCCTCGGCCATCAGCGCGGAAATAATCCAGGCGTTTATCCTGATTGTGGGGTCTATCGTTTTGACATGGTTGGCTATGGTAAATGGTGGTGCTGAATATATCCAGGGATTGATCGAAGAACATGCTATGACGATGCAGCTGGTTCGCCCCCTGGATGATCCATCGGTTCCGTGGCTCGGGCTAATCGTGGGGATTCCCATTCTTGGATTTTATTTCTGGGGAAATAACCAAACGCTGGTCCAGCGCGTTTTAAGTGCAAAATCTGTAGATGAGGGACGAAAGGGCGTGCTTCTGGTAGGGTTACTAACCGTGCTGACTCTGTTCTTCATAGTGTATCCCGGCATCATGTCCCAAAAATTATTTCCCGGCTTGGAACGGCCGGATATGGTCTATCCGCAAATGGTACTGCAGCTTCTTCCGGTGGGACTTCTCGGAGTGATGATGGCCGCACTTGTCGCCGCTTTGACCTCTACACTCAGTGCGATTCTGAACTCTGTATCCACACTGTTTACGATGGATTTTTATTCGTCTTTCAAAGAAAATGCTACATCGGATGAGCTGGTTCGGGTCGGTCGAATTACATCGGTAGTGGTGTTAATTATAGCCGTTATCTGGGCACCGCAGATCGGAAAATTTGATTCCCTTGTAAAATACTATCAGGAAATGCTCTCCTATATTGCACCTCCGATCGTGGCAGCCTTTTTTCTCGGGCTCTTCTCAAAAAGAGCCAATGAAAAAGGCGCTTTTTACGGATTGATCAGCGGATTGGCCGTGGCTGTTCTTCTTCTCTTTTTTAAAGATTCGATTTTTGGAGAGTTGCACTTTCTGCTTGTTGTACCTTATTTATTCGGATTTAGTTTGATGGTAATGATGGGCATCAGTTGGTTGACAGAAGAACCGCCCGCCGATAAAATTGCAGAGAACACTTGGTCGAAGGAGATTTTCTACAAGGAAACACAGGAGATGAAAGGCACAAAATGGTATAAAAACTACCGCTTCTGGTCCATAGCATTACTGGTTTTTTGTCTTGTGATTTTGTGGGTTTATAGATAG
- a CDS encoding glycoside hydrolase family 26 protein, producing MLEINSNANLHQNGSPFLSGLIILGLFTLTVGCSSDSTPTDPGEEPEPEEPITLQMVDDNATENTRALYSNLWAMQSEGVMFGHHDDLIYGRHWMAEQGRSDIKDITGDYPAVFSVDLAEIMNSKSAVDGYELNDDRRRTILEAYERGEVIIANAHLNNPLTGGDAWDNSSSEVVSELLTEGSETHQKFKKWLDNLAEFVNNLRGHNGELVPLIFRPFHEHNHSWSWWGSGTTTSQEYIDLWRFTINYLRDEKNVHNLIYAISPQLDGVGTKQEMLYAWPGDEYVDFIGMDSYHGTNTDALAHNVANLEELILEKKKPGGITETGIEGIRDYNGNPLNEYWTREIMTPLIGHEISMVIMWRNKYDPQNTGHHYFAPFEGHSSVPDFIEFYNSSIMLFSNDLPDMYEMAEGVSIQ from the coding sequence ATGTTAGAAATAAACTCGAACGCGAATCTGCATCAAAATGGGTCACCATTTCTGTCGGGATTAATAATATTAGGCTTATTCACACTTACGGTTGGATGTTCATCAGACAGTACCCCCACAGATCCCGGAGAAGAACCTGAACCGGAAGAGCCTATCACATTACAAATGGTGGATGATAATGCCACTGAAAATACCCGCGCTTTATACTCAAATTTATGGGCCATGCAGTCAGAAGGAGTGATGTTTGGACATCATGATGATCTGATCTACGGCCGACACTGGATGGCTGAGCAGGGCCGCTCCGATATTAAAGATATCACCGGAGATTATCCCGCCGTATTTAGTGTGGATTTGGCTGAAATCATGAACAGCAAAAGTGCTGTGGATGGGTATGAACTGAATGACGATCGCAGGCGAACGATCCTGGAAGCGTACGAAAGGGGCGAGGTGATTATCGCAAATGCGCATCTCAACAATCCGCTGACCGGAGGAGATGCGTGGGACAATTCCAGCTCGGAGGTGGTTAGTGAGCTGTTGACAGAAGGCAGTGAAACCCATCAAAAATTTAAAAAATGGCTCGATAATCTGGCTGAATTCGTCAATAATCTTCGGGGGCACAATGGAGAATTAGTGCCCTTAATTTTCAGGCCTTTTCATGAACACAATCATTCATGGTCATGGTGGGGAAGCGGTACGACTACATCGCAGGAATATATTGATCTCTGGCGGTTTACAATCAACTATTTAAGAGATGAAAAGAATGTGCATAATCTTATCTATGCGATTTCTCCCCAATTGGATGGCGTGGGTACAAAGCAAGAGATGCTTTACGCCTGGCCGGGTGATGAGTATGTGGACTTCATCGGGATGGACAGCTACCACGGAACCAATACCGATGCACTGGCGCATAATGTGGCAAATCTTGAAGAGCTGATCCTGGAAAAGAAAAAGCCGGGAGGCATCACAGAAACGGGAATTGAAGGCATTCGGGATTACAACGGAAATCCCCTCAATGAATATTGGACGCGTGAAATTATGACCCCGTTAATCGGGCATGAAATCAGCATGGTAATTATGTGGCGGAATAAATACGATCCGCAGAATACAGGGCATCACTATTTCGCTCCGTTTGAGGGGCATTCATCCGTTCCGGATTTTATTGAATTTTATAATAGTTCAATTATGCTATTCAGCAATGATCTGCCGGATATGTATGAAATGGCGGAAGGGGTCAGCATCCAATAA
- a CDS encoding RagB/SusD family nutrient uptake outer membrane protein — translation MKTRYLLIFVLSLAAIVSCDLQEEPYGFYSEDNFFQSPSDAEAAVVYAYDALTYLEYSRGVFWLGDLPTDEMTPKNDEGPDVIALSQWNTANFPTNSNLENYFQYAYIAINRANAVLGQVPEAGFDQASKDKYMGEAYFLRAWNYFNLVRNFGRIPMHTSSVKTLDQTSAPMAENLDEVYDLIISDLEQSIDLLTIDPMLGRADKVASQSLLAKVYLTIASAKENGVPEYAEMQKNVDEMYSMAADYSDSVVNGQGTYGFDSDLLSIYDVSNPMGPEHILLMSMDRTGDIEGEYSKISKLFIPYIDGATIYLSDNDGTFTRSHDGWSSMQTRPSFYDSFDGSDKRKSVMIVDTTYNQNGEVSATYPGSILYPFSRKYVDPEFIGDKTSTKPYLIRYSDIALVYAEAVGPTSEGYAQVNYIRNRAGLGNLQPGLNMEQFREAVLEERKYELAFEGNRLYDLKRFNLINDLVPEAAGLSDEEVAFYPIPQTEIDLNQGL, via the coding sequence ATGAAAACAAGATATCTACTAATATTCGTACTTAGTTTGGCAGCGATTGTATCCTGTGATTTACAGGAAGAACCTTATGGATTCTATTCTGAGGATAATTTTTTCCAAAGCCCTTCAGATGCAGAAGCTGCTGTGGTTTACGCATACGATGCCCTTACATACCTGGAATATTCCAGGGGCGTGTTTTGGCTGGGAGATCTCCCAACCGATGAAATGACGCCTAAAAATGATGAGGGGCCTGACGTCATTGCTCTTTCTCAATGGAATACAGCCAATTTTCCAACCAACAGCAATCTCGAGAATTATTTTCAATACGCTTATATCGCCATAAACAGGGCGAATGCCGTATTGGGCCAGGTTCCGGAAGCGGGATTCGATCAGGCTTCAAAAGATAAGTACATGGGTGAAGCCTATTTTCTCCGGGCGTGGAACTACTTCAATCTTGTCCGGAATTTCGGAAGAATTCCGATGCACACCTCATCTGTTAAAACGCTTGACCAAACCTCCGCTCCGATGGCAGAGAACCTGGATGAGGTTTATGATTTAATCATCTCGGATCTTGAACAATCAATCGATTTGTTGACGATTGACCCGATGCTGGGACGGGCTGATAAAGTTGCTTCTCAGTCGTTGCTTGCAAAGGTTTACCTGACAATTGCATCAGCAAAAGAAAATGGGGTTCCGGAGTATGCAGAAATGCAAAAAAATGTTGATGAAATGTACAGCATGGCAGCTGATTATTCAGACAGTGTTGTAAACGGACAAGGGACCTATGGATTTGACAGCGATCTGCTAAGTATCTATGATGTAAGCAACCCCATGGGGCCAGAACATATCCTCCTGATGTCGATGGATCGAACGGGTGATATCGAGGGAGAATACTCAAAAATCTCCAAACTTTTCATTCCATACATTGACGGCGCTACCATCTACCTGAGCGACAACGACGGAACGTTCACCCGGTCACATGACGGTTGGAGTTCCATGCAGACACGTCCATCTTTTTACGACAGCTTTGACGGCTCCGATAAACGAAAGTCTGTCATGATCGTAGACACCACTTATAACCAGAATGGAGAAGTTTCTGCCACCTATCCGGGCTCCATACTTTATCCATTTTCACGTAAATATGTTGATCCCGAATTCATTGGTGACAAAACCAGTACGAAACCTTACTTGATTCGTTACTCCGATATTGCTCTTGTCTATGCCGAAGCGGTCGGACCCACTTCTGAAGGCTATGCACAGGTTAATTACATCCGTAATCGTGCCGGGCTTGGTAATTTGCAACCGGGTTTAAACATGGAGCAGTTCCGGGAAGCTGTGCTTGAAGAGCGCAAATACGAGCTGGCGTTTGAAGGAAATCGGTTATATGACCTGAAACGCTTTAACCTGATTAATGATCTCGTTCCGGAGGCTGCCGGTTTGAGTGATGAAGAGGTAGCGTTTTATCCCATTCCTCAGACTGAAATTGATCTGAATCAAGGTTTATAA
- a CDS encoding SusC/RagA family TonB-linked outer membrane protein — MLIVVLPFSAYAQNNFTVSGMVVTTDDIPLPGVNVIVDGQTNLGTSTDLDGRFQLNVPGPEVTLLFTYIGFQQKAVPVNGQSELNVVLEEDTQMLEELVVVGYGTTTKSDLTGSVAKVSLEEVQDIPANSVEGILQGRIAGLSVSNASQDPGAGSTVRIRGGSSLRGSNSPLLVVDGFPLGNAGDLKQINPEDIESVEVLKDASASAIYGSRGANGVIVITTKQAREGTTQISLKQQTTLSQFTSKLNLWQDPVLMAQLSNEGRRNGGFEPLYVGEENATGVYYPSVYELQSGQWPHNTQWDDIVFRDTPVSNNTTLSVASANDKTTFNLSGNYFTDAGVYVEDDYEKLGYNLRVSHDVFDNLKVSFNNILSRGVRQANGGLAYWRNPIRPVYNEDGSYNLIGTNDYSHPVAITENKDDETKSIDVLAMVNAEWDVLPVLRITSRLNYKYGEYVQDTYFPNTYTEAGDFNNGAAGIYNWQAKNIVSETFANYNQDINDVHTVGATVGYSYQRDLFRDSNLGAYDFVNETLRNENLGAGNPELNQVSNGFSETELVSGIARVNYRYDNRYLLTLTTRADGSSKFGANNKWAFFPSGAVSWNAHNEDFIDEMNFFNQLKFRVSYGISGNQGISPYQTLSRYGVSQYYNNGSWVTAIGPGYEVGRTGQGGIEVLWGGIPNPDLKWETTAQSNIGVDLAFFENRVNVVFDYYNKLTSDLLRERILPISSGYDRMWVNDGEIRNRGIELTIDADLIRTTDWNLSAALIYYRNRNEVESLGNAVESGLNTDPNSGMQFEYWGNSLEQFRQYPNILAVGQPVNVYYGYKTDGIIQSLEEGIESGLTGDLAQPGEFKYLDMNGDGIIDTQDRTIIGDPNPDFSMSFELNLAYKNFDASIFLNGVFGHDVLNTQAFNQPGTIPLRWTPDNPTDEYPSLKDGRNTYFSDWWIEDGSFVRIQNLNVGYTFDLFEASSIRLFANASNLYTFTKFDGYDPEVGNNGIYWGGYPRLRKLTLGANITF; from the coding sequence ATGTTGATCGTAGTTTTGCCATTTTCGGCGTACGCACAAAATAATTTTACCGTATCAGGGATGGTGGTTACGACTGATGATATTCCACTTCCCGGAGTGAACGTAATTGTTGACGGCCAAACCAATCTTGGAACAAGTACCGATCTGGATGGACGCTTCCAGTTGAATGTTCCGGGCCCCGAGGTAACCTTGTTGTTCACATACATCGGCTTTCAGCAGAAAGCGGTTCCGGTCAACGGACAATCGGAATTGAATGTAGTTCTGGAAGAGGATACCCAAATGCTGGAAGAGCTGGTGGTAGTGGGCTACGGAACTACGACCAAAAGTGACCTGACCGGTTCTGTAGCCAAAGTAAGTTTAGAAGAAGTTCAGGATATTCCGGCGAACTCTGTGGAAGGTATTCTTCAGGGCCGTATTGCAGGATTATCGGTATCCAATGCTTCTCAAGATCCGGGAGCGGGATCTACAGTTCGTATTCGTGGAGGGAGTTCTTTGCGCGGATCGAATTCTCCACTTCTTGTAGTAGATGGTTTCCCTCTCGGGAATGCGGGAGATCTTAAGCAAATTAACCCGGAAGACATTGAGTCTGTCGAGGTTTTAAAAGACGCGTCCGCTTCCGCAATATATGGCTCACGCGGGGCTAACGGCGTGATCGTAATCACAACCAAACAGGCCAGAGAAGGAACTACTCAAATCAGTTTGAAGCAACAAACAACCTTGTCTCAGTTTACTTCTAAACTGAATTTGTGGCAAGATCCCGTTTTAATGGCTCAGTTAAGCAACGAGGGCCGCAGAAACGGTGGCTTTGAACCTCTTTATGTTGGAGAAGAAAATGCCACAGGAGTTTATTATCCATCGGTGTATGAACTGCAGTCGGGTCAATGGCCCCATAATACACAATGGGATGATATTGTATTTCGGGATACTCCGGTTTCTAATAATACAACCCTCAGCGTAGCCAGCGCAAATGATAAAACCACGTTCAATCTGAGTGGAAATTATTTTACGGATGCGGGCGTGTATGTAGAAGATGATTATGAAAAACTTGGGTACAACCTTCGGGTTAGCCATGATGTATTTGATAATCTGAAAGTCAGTTTTAATAATATTTTAAGCCGGGGAGTTCGTCAGGCTAATGGCGGACTCGCGTACTGGAGGAATCCCATCCGGCCGGTGTATAATGAAGATGGAAGCTATAATCTGATCGGAACCAATGATTATTCACATCCTGTAGCAATCACCGAAAACAAAGATGATGAAACCAAGAGCATTGATGTTCTGGCTATGGTAAATGCAGAGTGGGACGTGCTTCCGGTATTAAGAATAACATCCCGGTTGAATTATAAATATGGCGAATATGTACAGGATACGTATTTCCCAAACACATACACTGAAGCAGGGGATTTTAACAATGGAGCTGCCGGAATTTATAACTGGCAAGCCAAGAATATTGTCAGCGAGACGTTTGCCAATTATAATCAGGATATCAATGATGTTCACACAGTGGGGGCTACGGTAGGATATTCCTATCAGCGGGATCTGTTTCGCGATTCCAACCTGGGTGCTTATGATTTTGTAAATGAAACGCTTCGAAATGAAAATCTCGGTGCAGGAAATCCGGAACTAAACCAGGTATCCAATGGATTTTCAGAAACGGAGTTGGTTTCCGGAATTGCACGGGTGAATTACCGATACGATAACCGCTATTTATTGACCCTAACCACCAGGGCGGATGGATCTTCTAAATTCGGTGCGAATAATAAGTGGGCCTTTTTCCCCTCAGGCGCGGTAAGCTGGAATGCCCATAACGAAGATTTTATCGACGAGATGAATTTCTTTAACCAGTTGAAGTTCCGGGTGAGTTATGGGATTTCAGGGAACCAGGGGATCAGTCCGTATCAAACACTCAGCCGGTATGGAGTGAGCCAGTATTATAATAATGGCAGTTGGGTAACCGCTATTGGACCGGGGTACGAAGTGGGACGAACCGGACAGGGAGGTATTGAAGTGCTTTGGGGTGGAATTCCCAATCCCGATTTAAAGTGGGAAACTACAGCTCAGAGTAACATCGGCGTGGATCTTGCATTTTTTGAAAACAGAGTAAATGTTGTTTTTGATTACTACAATAAATTAACCAGTGATCTTTTACGCGAGCGTATTCTGCCAATCTCATCCGGATACGACCGGATGTGGGTAAATGATGGTGAGATCAGAAATCGAGGGATTGAATTAACGATTGATGCAGATCTTATCCGCACTACAGACTGGAATTTGTCTGCAGCCCTGATTTATTACCGCAACCGAAATGAAGTGGAAAGTTTGGGAAATGCAGTGGAATCCGGTCTGAATACAGATCCTAATAGCGGAATGCAGTTTGAATACTGGGGAAACAGCCTGGAACAATTCCGCCAATACCCAAATATTCTGGCAGTGGGTCAGCCTGTAAACGTGTATTACGGGTATAAAACTGACGGGATTATTCAATCGCTTGAAGAAGGAATTGAATCCGGCTTAACGGGTGATCTGGCACAACCAGGGGAGTTCAAATATTTGGACATGAATGGTGACGGCATTATCGACACACAGGACCGTACCATTATTGGAGATCCAAACCCCGATTTCAGCATGAGTTTTGAGTTAAACCTGGCATACAAGAATTTTGATGCAAGCATCTTTTTAAATGGCGTCTTCGGGCATGACGTATTGAATACCCAGGCATTTAATCAGCCCGGAACGATACCTCTTCGCTGGACTCCGGACAATCCGACGGATGAATATCCCAGCCTGAAAGATGGACGAAATACCTATTTCTCAGACTGGTGGATTGAGGATGGATCGTTTGTACGCATCCAGAATCTGAACGTCGGTTACACGTTCGATCTGTTTGAAGCTAGCTCCATAAGGCTTTTTGCGAACGCCTCAAACCTGTACACATTCACCAAATTTGACGGGTACGATCCCGAGGTTGGCAACAATGGAATTTATTGGGGCGGCTATCCACGGCTTCGCAAGCTTACGCTCGGTGCAAACATAACATTTTAA
- a CDS encoding AraC family transcriptional regulator, whose protein sequence is MRNSYAEREITPVHADDFFIIMNHVDATFDYPVHYHPEYELNLVMGSSGKRIVGDSINQYSEIDLVLIGPNTYHKWTNDNEESGSHVITIQFPEDLFEEGILQRKLMAPIQELLNKSNRGIEFSMETKLQMKERIMDLCNTYSFDSVLNFLSILHDLAMSKNQKLLASSTFKSEFEVPKSRRIKKAVQYLQDNYEKDIMISEVAQMVNMSDSAFSHFFKRRTQRSFSDYLIDIRIGHSCRKLLETNHNVSEICYNCGFNNLSNFNRLFKKKKGCTPSEFREYNQMITKY, encoded by the coding sequence ATGAGAAATTCCTATGCCGAACGTGAGATTACCCCGGTACATGCTGACGATTTTTTCATCATTATGAACCATGTAGATGCTACCTTCGATTATCCCGTGCATTACCATCCCGAATATGAATTAAACCTCGTGATGGGATCTTCAGGCAAACGTATTGTGGGGGATTCAATCAACCAGTATTCTGAGATTGACCTGGTTTTAATCGGTCCGAATACGTACCACAAATGGACCAACGACAACGAAGAAAGTGGCAGCCATGTGATAACCATTCAATTTCCGGAAGACCTTTTTGAGGAAGGAATTTTACAGCGAAAGTTGATGGCGCCTATCCAGGAATTACTGAATAAATCCAATCGTGGAATTGAGTTCTCTATGGAAACCAAGCTGCAAATGAAAGAGAGGATTATGGATTTGTGCAATACCTATAGCTTCGATTCAGTTCTGAACTTCCTCTCCATTTTGCATGACCTGGCGATGTCAAAAAATCAGAAACTGTTGGCCAGCTCAACGTTTAAATCGGAGTTCGAAGTCCCCAAAAGTCGTCGGATTAAAAAAGCCGTTCAGTATCTGCAGGATAATTACGAAAAGGATATTATGATTTCGGAAGTAGCCCAGATGGTAAATATGTCGGATTCCGCCTTCAGCCATTTTTTCAAACGAAGGACACAACGAAGTTTTTCCGATTATTTGATTGATATCCGTATCGGCCACTCCTGCCGGAAATTATTAGAGACGAATCACAACGTCTCCGAGATTTGTTATAACTGTGGTTTTAATAACCTTTCCAATTTCAACCGGCTCTTCAAAAAGAAAAAAGGATGCACACCCAGTGAATTCCGGGAATACAACCAGATGATTACGAAGTACTAA
- a CDS encoding DUF6266 family protein, with translation MAKLPDGIFGGFSGRIGNIVGVIRNGTQYIRSAPAQMTNPQTPKQQANRKKFALATKLASRLGPFIEKGFATAETKTARGACISYNMKSGIYEEGDNDIRYSNIMVSAGALRQVQGPVADRMEEDRIRITWQDNSGAGNALAGDRVIAMAMAEGKQFHACYNLEGSERSHKEEWLELDELLKKEPAVHVYLSVISPSRNLASNSEYLGFV, from the coding sequence ATGGCAAAATTACCAGACGGTATCTTCGGCGGCTTCAGTGGACGCATCGGCAATATTGTAGGGGTGATTCGAAATGGAACTCAATACATTCGGTCGGCTCCTGCACAAATGACCAACCCACAAACTCCAAAGCAGCAGGCAAACCGAAAGAAGTTTGCCCTGGCAACGAAACTGGCTTCGCGGCTGGGGCCATTCATAGAGAAAGGATTCGCCACGGCAGAAACCAAAACGGCCAGGGGCGCCTGTATTTCCTATAACATGAAATCAGGCATTTATGAAGAGGGCGACAATGATATCCGTTATTCCAACATCATGGTTTCGGCCGGAGCTTTGCGGCAGGTTCAAGGCCCCGTAGCAGATCGGATGGAAGAAGACCGAATTCGAATTACCTGGCAGGATAATAGTGGCGCTGGAAATGCTCTTGCCGGCGACCGTGTGATAGCCATGGCCATGGCAGAGGGCAAACAGTTTCATGCATGCTATAATTTGGAGGGATCCGAACGCAGCCACAAAGAGGAATGGCTCGAACTGGATGAATTGTTAAAAAAGGAACCGGCAGTACACGTTTATCTGTCTGTGATTTCACCGTCAAGAAATCTTGCGTCAAATAGTGAATACCTGGGATTTGTATAG